In one Methanothrix sp. genomic region, the following are encoded:
- the oadA gene encoding sodium-extruding oxaloacetate decarboxylase subunit alpha gives MGRVKLTETVFRDAHQSLLATRMRTRDMLPIAELLDQVGYFSMEVWGGATFDTCIRYLNEDPWERLRALKLAMPNTQMQMLLRGQNLVGYRHYADDVVEKFVERAAKNGVDVFRIFDAVNDIRNMEKSIRVAKRMGAHVQGAVCYTISPVHTIEQFTEFTVRLAEMECDSICIKDMAGLISPHYASELVRSIKREVNLPVCLHTHCTAGLAQMSYLAAVEAGADILDTAISPLSGGSSQPSTESVVAAFRETPYDTGLDLELLTEIKRYFDKLMEVYAPVFNPIAAKIDTNVLVYQVPGGMLSNLVAQLIEQKAIDRYDEVLAEIPRVRADLGYPPLVTPTSQIVGTQAVLNVLTGERYKVVPKEVRDYVKGLYGRPPAEIDPKIRMKILEDEEPITVRPADLLPPEYEAAVREVDALGLAKKEEDYLTYALYPQIAIKFLKGQATEEPLVKKDAKAAVAVKGGVPVAFNVEVDGEAYIVKVAPVGISIQEAQPKAPRDGVTVPMQGVLIRYKVKKGDRVNKGDVVAILEAMKMENPIYADKSGTVKEIYIDTGKTVSPGDVLMSIE, from the coding sequence ATGGGCAGGGTAAAGCTTACCGAGACCGTCTTCAGAGACGCACACCAGTCGCTTCTCGCGACCAGGATGAGGACCCGGGACATGTTACCCATTGCTGAGCTTCTCGATCAGGTCGGCTATTTCTCGATGGAGGTCTGGGGCGGTGCTACGTTTGATACATGCATACGTTACCTGAATGAGGATCCCTGGGAGCGTTTGAGGGCTCTGAAGTTGGCGATGCCCAACACCCAGATGCAGATGCTTCTCAGAGGGCAGAACCTTGTGGGGTACAGGCACTATGCCGATGATGTAGTGGAGAAGTTCGTCGAGAGGGCAGCCAAAAATGGTGTCGATGTCTTTCGCATATTCGATGCGGTCAACGATATAAGAAACATGGAGAAGTCCATCAGGGTCGCGAAGCGGATGGGCGCGCATGTGCAGGGCGCTGTCTGCTACACCATAAGCCCGGTTCACACCATAGAGCAGTTCACGGAATTCACCGTGCGACTGGCGGAGATGGAGTGCGACTCGATATGCATAAAGGATATGGCAGGTCTGATATCCCCCCACTATGCAAGCGAGCTTGTGAGGTCGATAAAGCGCGAGGTTAACCTGCCCGTCTGCCTGCACACACACTGTACCGCTGGCCTTGCCCAGATGAGCTACCTTGCAGCCGTGGAGGCAGGCGCAGACATCCTCGATACAGCGATATCCCCGCTCTCGGGAGGCAGCTCGCAGCCATCCACAGAGAGCGTCGTGGCCGCGTTCAGAGAGACACCATACGATACCGGGCTTGATCTGGAGCTGCTCACGGAGATAAAGCGCTACTTTGACAAGCTCATGGAAGTGTATGCGCCTGTATTCAATCCGATAGCTGCCAAGATAGACACAAATGTGCTCGTTTACCAGGTTCCGGGAGGCATGCTCTCCAACCTTGTGGCACAGCTGATCGAGCAGAAGGCGATCGACAGATACGATGAGGTTCTTGCCGAGATCCCAAGGGTCAGGGCAGACCTGGGCTATCCACCGCTGGTCACGCCGACCAGCCAGATAGTGGGGACCCAGGCGGTTCTAAACGTGCTCACGGGCGAGAGGTACAAGGTCGTCCCGAAGGAGGTCCGCGATTACGTTAAGGGTCTCTACGGGAGACCACCTGCGGAGATCGATCCGAAGATACGCATGAAGATACTCGAGGATGAGGAGCCGATAACTGTGAGGCCTGCGGATCTCCTGCCTCCAGAGTACGAGGCTGCTGTCAGGGAGGTCGATGCGCTGGGTCTTGCGAAGAAGGAGGAGGATTATCTCACATACGCTCTTTACCCGCAGATAGCCATAAAGTTCCTGAAGGGACAGGCGACCGAGGAGCCTCTAGTCAAGAAGGATGCGAAGGCTGCGGTGGCTGTGAAGGGCGGCGTGCCTGTTGCATTCAACGTTGAGGTTGACGGAGAGGCGTACATTGTGAAGGTCGCCCCTGTTGGCATAAGCATACAGGAGGCGCAGCCGAAGGCTCCCAGAGATGGAGTCACAGTGCCGATGCAGGGGGTTCTGATAAGGTACAAGGTTAAGAAAGGCGACAGGGTCAACAAGGGGGATGTTGTCGCGATACTCGAGGCGATGAAGATGGAGAACCCGATATACGCGGACAAGAGCGGTACAGTTAAGGAGATATACATAGACACAGGGAAGACGGTCTCTCCAGGCGATGTGCTTATGTCCATAGAGTGA
- a CDS encoding Hsp20/alpha crystallin family protein gives MSDSYEDRLDRIERRLDEIERALKSLRGEGAGEKKTAEEPSIVGEIVSQFIPGLGGIIKALEASSPEFKRRIAETDAEVRHRIEVGWSSRPVVDYNISVRPLSKPGARRPPARPPDVRIPAAPRKEPIVDVMDDGESITIVAELPGVDEDELSVTVVREGVLEIRAGEFLKLVKLPPDARNISSRSFKNGILQLRIDRVRG, from the coding sequence ATGTCAGATAGTTATGAGGATCGTCTGGACAGAATAGAACGCAGGCTGGATGAGATCGAGAGGGCTCTTAAATCCCTCAGGGGCGAGGGAGCGGGAGAGAAGAAAACCGCTGAGGAGCCGTCGATAGTTGGTGAGATCGTGAGCCAGTTCATTCCAGGCCTTGGTGGAATAATAAAAGCCCTTGAGGCCTCCTCTCCGGAGTTCAAGAGGAGAATTGCGGAGACAGATGCAGAGGTGCGGCACAGGATAGAGGTCGGATGGAGCAGCAGACCGGTTGTGGACTACAACATATCTGTGAGGCCGCTGAGCAAACCCGGGGCTCGAAGGCCGCCAGCAAGACCACCCGATGTCAGGATACCCGCCGCTCCCAGAAAGGAGCCGATAGTGGATGTGATGGACGACGGGGAGAGCATAACAATCGTCGCAGAGCTTCCAGGGGTGGATGAGGATGAGCTCTCTGTGACAGTAGTCAGAGAAGGAGTTCTGGAGATCCGGGCAGGAGAGTTCCTGAAGCTGGTGAAGCTCCCACCTGACGCCAGGAACATCAGCAGCAGAAGCTTCAAGAATGGCATACTTCAGCTCCGGATCGATCGCGTGAGGGGCTGA
- a CDS encoding GvpL/GvpF family gas vesicle protein — translation MPPKRSVQKGIYVYCVIRSENADFGPIGFGNSDVHTIEYRDLCPVVSEAELKEYDVDEKDVETHRRVVRRVLEEHDVLPVAYGMVFKGRKNLAVAMSAGYAAMKKAWPVVEGRVELGVKVIKPRNADMNGQDEEIRRGIVGFLSAASVDFKNLDLFSDRLLLNTAFLVERSRIDEFSERVSAIIEEHSDLRTNYSGPWPPYNFVDIHILGKSRKGFRQARIN, via the coding sequence CTGCCGCCGAAGAGGAGCGTCCAGAAGGGGATTTATGTTTACTGTGTGATCCGATCAGAAAATGCGGATTTCGGGCCCATCGGCTTCGGCAACAGCGATGTTCATACCATTGAATACAGAGACCTGTGCCCTGTTGTGAGCGAGGCGGAGCTGAAGGAGTACGATGTCGATGAAAAGGACGTGGAGACTCACAGGAGGGTCGTCAGGAGGGTGCTGGAGGAGCATGATGTTCTTCCGGTCGCATATGGCATGGTCTTCAAGGGAAGAAAGAACCTCGCTGTGGCCATGAGCGCTGGATATGCTGCAATGAAGAAGGCGTGGCCTGTTGTGGAGGGGCGCGTCGAACTTGGAGTCAAGGTGATCAAGCCAAGGAATGCAGATATGAACGGCCAGGATGAGGAGATCAGAAGGGGGATCGTGGGATTCCTCAGCGCCGCCTCGGTGGATTTCAAGAACCTCGACCTCTTCAGCGATCGATTACTTCTCAACACGGCGTTCCTTGTGGAGCGTTCGAGGATCGATGAGTTCTCGGAGCGTGTGAGCGCAATTATCGAGGAGCACAGCGATCTGAGGACAAACTATTCCGGACCGTGGCCGCCGTACAACTTCGTCGACATACACATCCTGGGGAAGAGCAGGAAGGGATTCAGACAGGCGAGGATAAATTGA
- a CDS encoding gas vesicle protein: protein MTGKPGLKDMLRIARTSAEDLLGKRFESISSISKTEGGWIVNVEVLERRAIPDTQDIIGRYEMTFDENGEITSYRRMELRHRGSLERIEEE, encoded by the coding sequence ATGACAGGAAAGCCTGGTCTCAAGGATATGCTCAGAATCGCCAGGACCTCAGCTGAGGATCTCCTCGGAAAGAGATTCGAGTCGATCAGCAGCATATCCAAAACAGAGGGCGGATGGATTGTGAACGTGGAGGTGCTGGAGCGCAGGGCCATACCGGACACGCAGGACATCATCGGCAGATATGAGATGACATTCGACGAGAACGGAGAGATCACCAGCTATCGTAGAATGGAGCTCCGCCATAGAGGAAGCCTGGAGAGAATAGAGGAGGAGTGA
- the gvpN gene encoding gas vesicle protein GvpN produces MRYVVTHPRRVRGESVHQTSWEKKLLLSKEREEIHVKVQSQTAARDPEALRKEIEEAYLMPEVEHFVETPEVRETEARMRLWLEAGYPVHLIGPTGCGKTSLAMHVARQFGRPVVWINGDESITTADLIGGYSQIENESVRDKYIHNVFKSKDVMKVEWVDNPLSLACKYGYTLIYNEFSRTKPAANNVFLSVFEEGVLELPTKFGEDRYIRVHPEFRAILTSNSIEYAGIHKPQDALLDRMVGIYTDYYGYETEVRIVMEHTGLGEDVARRVVEIVRYLRERLPDAQKPGTRACIMIGKGLRMLNGNSSIGLDQICIDVIANKTSSRKEMEEKRELVYEAIAAVQEGPCG; encoded by the coding sequence ATGAGATACGTTGTCACCCATCCAAGGCGTGTGAGAGGTGAGTCTGTCCACCAGACCTCGTGGGAGAAGAAGCTGCTTCTCTCAAAAGAGCGTGAGGAGATTCATGTGAAGGTGCAATCGCAGACAGCAGCGCGCGACCCGGAAGCCCTGAGAAAGGAGATCGAAGAAGCATATCTGATGCCTGAGGTAGAGCACTTCGTGGAGACTCCTGAGGTCAGGGAGACCGAGGCGAGGATGAGGCTCTGGCTCGAAGCTGGTTATCCTGTACATCTCATAGGCCCCACTGGATGTGGAAAGACCAGCCTCGCGATGCATGTCGCACGCCAGTTCGGAAGGCCAGTGGTCTGGATAAACGGGGACGAGTCGATAACGACGGCAGATCTCATAGGTGGCTACTCACAGATCGAGAACGAGAGCGTCCGGGACAAATACATCCACAACGTCTTCAAGAGCAAGGATGTAATGAAGGTGGAGTGGGTCGATAATCCATTATCGCTTGCATGCAAGTACGGATACACACTGATATACAATGAGTTCTCCAGGACAAAGCCCGCTGCGAACAATGTCTTCCTCTCCGTCTTTGAGGAGGGTGTGCTGGAGCTGCCCACGAAGTTCGGGGAGGACAGGTACATAAGAGTCCATCCGGAGTTCAGGGCCATCCTCACTTCGAACTCGATAGAGTATGCTGGCATACACAAACCACAGGATGCCCTTCTGGACAGAATGGTCGGGATATACACGGACTACTACGGATACGAGACCGAGGTGAGGATCGTCATGGAGCACACAGGGCTCGGAGAGGATGTGGCGCGCAGGGTGGTTGAGATCGTGAGGTACCTGAGGGAGCGGCTTCCGGATGCGCAGAAGCCCGGCACGAGAGCATGCATAATGATAGGCAAGGGCCTGAGGATGCTGAACGGAAACTCCAGCATCGGTCTGGATCAGATCTGCATAGATGTGATCGCCAACAAGACCAGCTCCAGGAAGGAGATGGAGGAGAAGAGGGAGCTGGTGTATGAGGCGATAGCAGCTGTACAGGAGGGTCCATGTGGATAG
- the gvpJ gene encoding gas vesicle protein GvpJ produces MVTSTPDSSSLAEVLDRILDKGIVVDVWARVSLVGIEILTV; encoded by the coding sequence ATGGTGACATCAACACCTGATTCGTCCAGCCTTGCCGAGGTTCTCGACAGGATCCTGGACAAGGGAATAGTGGTCGATGTCTGGGCCAGGGTCTCCCTGGTTGGCATCGAGATACTGACAGTC
- the gvpA gene encoding gas vesicle structural protein GvpA, which translates to MVTSTPDSSSLAEVLDRILDKGIVVDVWARVSLVGIEILTVEARVVVASVDTFLHYSEEMAKIEQAAIAAAPSA; encoded by the coding sequence ATGGTGACATCAACACCTGATTCGTCCAGCCTTGCCGAGGTTCTCGACAGGATCCTGGACAAGGGAATAGTGGTCGATGTCTGGGCCAGGGTCTCCCTGGTTGGCATCGAGATACTGACAGTCGAGGCGAGAGTGGTGGTTGCATCCGTCGATACGTTCCTCCACTACTCCGAGGAGATGGCGAAGATCGAGCAGGCTGCCATAGCCGCAGCACCTTCTGCGTGA
- a CDS encoding response regulator: MRILVVDDAPFIVRALRDALETRGFEVHDVQSGEEALSVYRDLMPDVVLMDILMPGMNGISVTQEIVKIDPSANIIVITAIGKPGLEKECMDAGARGFLLKPFRMQDLLDLIDSLPRRGDEQ, from the coding sequence ATGAGGATACTGGTGGTCGATGATGCTCCTTTCATAGTGAGGGCGCTTAGGGATGCCCTCGAAACACGGGGTTTTGAGGTTCACGATGTGCAGAGCGGCGAGGAGGCACTCTCAGTCTACCGCGATCTCATGCCAGATGTGGTATTGATGGATATTCTCATGCCAGGCATGAATGGAATATCAGTCACACAGGAGATCGTGAAAATAGACCCATCTGCCAATATCATCGTGATAACCGCGATAGGCAAGCCTGGGCTGGAGAAGGAGTGTATGGATGCAGGCGCGAGGGGTTTTCTTCTGAAGCCATTCAGGATGCAGGATCTACTGGATCTCATTGATTCTCTCCCGAGAAGAGGCGATGAGCAGTGA
- a CDS encoding DUF835 domain-containing protein: protein MLSILNIFRRKPRVVPLTEPVSMRISRELSRGSAYLIREKTPELSFQIFSSLVKGQCASCEHPDAFNCESIGCEECTLKCPCKSCSQKRAQGLCFTTQHPEQIRNRYVLQTTPIFWISRHGESQMAVNNLEIMADITARFLEKSHNPVILLDGLELLVVMNGFVQVIRFLRDIMEMVFISRGILIVPVNPSALSAKEMALIERDMQEIPAGWN from the coding sequence ATGCTGAGCATTCTTAATATCTTCAGAAGAAAGCCCAGGGTGGTGCCACTCACCGAGCCTGTGAGCATGCGCATATCCAGGGAGCTATCTCGTGGCTCAGCTTATCTGATCAGGGAGAAAACGCCTGAGCTCAGCTTCCAGATCTTCTCGTCGCTTGTAAAAGGGCAGTGTGCGAGCTGCGAGCATCCTGATGCGTTTAACTGCGAGAGCATAGGTTGTGAAGAATGTACCCTCAAATGCCCGTGCAAGAGCTGCAGCCAGAAGAGAGCGCAAGGGCTCTGCTTCACCACCCAGCATCCTGAGCAGATCAGAAACAGGTATGTGCTTCAGACCACGCCGATCTTCTGGATCAGCAGGCATGGCGAGAGTCAGATGGCCGTAAATAACCTGGAGATAATGGCGGATATAACTGCCAGGTTCCTAGAGAAGAGCCACAACCCTGTGATTCTCCTGGATGGTCTGGAGCTTCTTGTGGTCATGAACGGCTTTGTCCAGGTCATCAGGTTTCTGCGCGACATAATGGAGATGGTTTTCATAAGCAGAGGGATACTGATTGTTCCTGTGAACCCATCCGCACTCTCCGCGAAGGAGATGGCGCTGATAGAGAGGGATATGCAGGAGATACCCGCAGGATGGAACTGA
- a CDS encoding PadR family transcriptional regulator, translating into MSLASVGGALIEETNRGQDDREEILSRFVKPNKDILILSILGERPMCGYDLIKEIYRRYNVLLSQGAVYPLLYSMEAEGILRAEYSRGNMRTKFYTLTPKGQEVMRSKIGNMVYALEYLLSYLKGSCLG; encoded by the coding sequence ATGTCTCTAGCATCTGTGGGAGGGGCTCTGATAGAAGAAACAAACCGCGGGCAGGATGACCGGGAGGAGATCCTGAGCAGGTTCGTGAAGCCGAACAAGGATATACTCATACTCTCCATACTAGGAGAGCGGCCGATGTGCGGCTACGACCTCATCAAGGAGATATACAGGAGGTACAACGTCCTCCTGAGCCAGGGCGCTGTTTACCCCCTCCTATACTCGATGGAGGCGGAGGGTATTCTGAGAGCAGAGTACAGCAGAGGGAATATGAGGACAAAGTTCTACACCCTGACACCCAAGGGGCAAGAGGTGATGAGAAGTAAGATCGGGAACATGGTGTATGCTCTGGAGTACCTGCTGTCATATCTGAAGGGATCATGCTTAGGATGA
- a CDS encoding ATPase domain-containing protein has product MSVEGLDRVLEADPPAGSVLLVTGGEGTLKSSLVLAMMSRYLEGSAEHGLYASLEQTRDSHLKNMESIGIRWHENLHIFDYRDMRVEWKDHSLDMFSMTKDVLDTYIDRYRDLTLFAMDSLNALYALSPKANLRRNIYDFLTALRDRGLTSILILETGGDAEKGGERFLSDGIIELGVIESYDGVKRYLQIRKMRGARHQMEKHHLVVKPGGLEVLGPIYGPSITSCG; this is encoded by the coding sequence ATGAGCGTTGAAGGACTGGACCGTGTCCTCGAGGCAGATCCGCCTGCTGGCTCAGTTCTGCTGGTCACCGGAGGTGAGGGCACACTGAAGTCCAGCCTGGTGCTTGCAATGATGTCCCGGTACCTCGAGGGCAGCGCGGAGCACGGACTTTACGCGAGCCTGGAACAGACGAGGGACAGCCATCTCAAAAACATGGAGAGCATCGGGATAAGATGGCATGAGAACCTCCACATCTTCGACTACAGAGATATGCGGGTGGAATGGAAGGATCACAGCCTGGACATGTTCAGCATGACGAAGGACGTCCTGGATACATACATCGACAGGTACCGTGACCTCACGCTCTTCGCCATGGATTCCCTGAACGCCCTCTACGCCCTCTCCCCCAAAGCAAACCTCCGCAGAAACATTTACGATTTTCTGACCGCGCTCAGGGACAGGGGCCTCACATCCATTCTCATACTCGAGACAGGGGGTGACGCCGAAAAGGGTGGCGAGAGGTTTCTCTCAGATGGCATCATAGAGCTGGGTGTGATTGAGAGCTACGATGGCGTTAAGAGGTACCTGCAGATCAGAAAGATGCGCGGTGCGAGACATCAGATGGAGAAGCACCATCTTGTCGTGAAGCCAGGCGGCCTTGAGGTCCTAGGGCCGATATACGGCCCATCCATTACTTCGTGTGGATAG
- a CDS encoding gas vesicle protein GvpG: MFIIDDLLLRSIGISVPGLDLIWTLEQIRGYAQRELYNPERIRNQIKEIRLLYEFGEMSREEYVERSEQLMQRLRIAEKMER, translated from the coding sequence TTGTTCATCATAGACGATCTTCTTCTGAGGAGCATCGGTATTTCCGTCCCGGGCCTGGATCTGATCTGGACGCTGGAGCAGATCAGAGGATACGCTCAGCGCGAGCTGTACAATCCTGAGCGGATCAGGAATCAGATAAAGGAGATCAGGCTGCTGTATGAGTTCGGAGAGATGAGCCGTGAGGAGTACGTGGAGAGGTCTGAGCAGCTGATGCAGCGGCTCAGGATAGCGGAGAAGATGGAGAGGTGA
- the gvpJ gene encoding gas vesicle protein GvpJ — protein MVLPEKNSDRGLAGAIDRILDKGLVINADITVSVAGVELLGIKVRAALASFETAAKYGLEFPSGIRCETAAWQEAMLDKEECPQCGKKVQREELMHECCPWCGWTSALARDRMLKMPFVLKDDYGT, from the coding sequence ATGGTACTTCCTGAGAAAAATTCGGACCGTGGGCTGGCCGGCGCGATCGACCGGATACTCGACAAGGGTCTGGTCATCAACGCGGACATCACAGTCTCTGTGGCCGGGGTTGAGCTGCTGGGAATTAAGGTGAGGGCTGCGCTCGCATCATTCGAGACCGCTGCTAAATACGGCCTGGAGTTCCCATCTGGGATCCGCTGCGAGACTGCTGCATGGCAGGAGGCGATGCTCGATAAGGAGGAATGCCCGCAGTGCGGGAAGAAGGTGCAGCGCGAGGAGCTGATGCACGAGTGCTGCCCGTGGTGTGGATGGACGAGTGCACTCGCGAGGGATCGGATGCTGAAGATGCCTTTTGTTTTGAAGGACGATTATGGAACCTGA
- a CDS encoding gas vesicle protein, with protein sequence MEPDRCTNAGLVDLLDRILTKGVVLNADVIISVAGVPLLGLNLRAALAGMDTMIRYGIWRDWDAAQRAWAAEQQRLKALSTNFLLRGEDIRLRTFGSYWYSHGIYQAWRPGDVCVTNRRIIVCRKEPPDLLFAAYYEDIERFALEKGEVVAKMETDVLRICLKDGTVAKIHSAEIHALRDAAEREMRSLRLLQDAGPDELYSEHLTPPEIPSNMSATSSAKSQMECKMLR encoded by the coding sequence ATGGAACCTGATAGATGCACAAACGCGGGCTTGGTCGATCTCCTGGACAGGATACTAACCAAGGGGGTCGTGCTGAACGCAGATGTCATAATCTCAGTTGCAGGGGTGCCTCTGCTTGGCCTCAACCTCAGGGCTGCGCTTGCGGGAATGGACACCATGATCAGGTATGGCATATGGAGGGACTGGGATGCAGCTCAGAGAGCATGGGCGGCGGAGCAGCAGAGGCTAAAGGCGCTTAGCACGAATTTTCTGCTCAGGGGAGAGGATATACGTCTCAGGACCTTTGGCTCGTACTGGTATTCTCATGGAATCTACCAGGCCTGGAGGCCTGGAGACGTGTGCGTGACGAACAGACGTATAATCGTTTGCAGAAAGGAGCCCCCTGATCTCCTGTTTGCAGCATATTACGAGGATATAGAGCGTTTTGCCCTGGAAAAGGGAGAGGTTGTCGCGAAGATGGAGACGGATGTCCTGCGCATCTGCCTGAAAGACGGCACCGTGGCAAAGATCCATTCAGCAGAGATCCATGCCCTGAGAGATGCTGCAGAGCGTGAGATGCGCTCTCTCCGGTTGCTCCAGGATGCTGGGCCGGATGAACTCTATTCAGAGCATCTCACACCTCCAGAAATCCCCTCAAACATGAGCGCGACCTCCAGCGCGAAGAGCCAGATGGAATGCAAAATGCTGAGATGA
- a CDS encoding gas vesicle protein K, with the protein MTINIDESNLKHGILGLVVALVEVIRDALRIQALRRMESGVLTEEEVNRLGEALMELDIAIDEIKREHGVTESVKAVRDGLDEIVDDVLDRMLNPERWEEAHEGK; encoded by the coding sequence ATGACCATCAATATCGATGAGAGCAACCTGAAGCATGGCATTCTTGGATTGGTCGTAGCGCTTGTCGAGGTGATACGGGATGCCCTCCGTATACAGGCATTGAGGCGCATGGAGTCGGGTGTTCTGACCGAGGAGGAGGTAAACAGGCTCGGCGAGGCGCTGATGGAGCTCGATATCGCCATAGACGAAATCAAAAGAGAGCATGGGGTGACAGAATCAGTAAAGGCGGTACGCGACGGTCTGGATGAGATCGTCGATGACGTACTCGATCGGATGCTGAACCCTGAGAGGTGGGAGGAGGCGCATGAAGGAAAGTGA
- a CDS encoding GvpL/GvpF family gas vesicle protein → MKESDLRNAIAEMVRAEIKAIGDELAPVISEVVRAELIPALRASIRDAVLKELSGCASYGEAESGDIREGVPQITFQEPDEIKKETSGKDAAVVAVHSNENGLYLYCLADASVSTALGCMGIDGCEVYTIAHEGVSAVVHSCPLEPYRSDDEETVKRWVKAHQQVVDLAAERFGTVMPFGFDTIIAPKESCTAEEVLKRWISDELDEIRRKMERIRGRKEYGVQIFYDPAVFSERIENESEDVRRIKEEMSSKPPGVAYMYRQRLEAAVRRELDELMGTYFKEFYERIRGNAEDIKVEKVRKSDGNMVMMMNLSVLASDEKALGQVLDEIAAEPGISVCFTGPWQPYSFV, encoded by the coding sequence ATGAAGGAAAGTGATCTGAGGAATGCGATCGCGGAGATGGTCAGGGCTGAGATCAAAGCGATCGGCGACGAGCTGGCTCCCGTGATATCAGAGGTGGTGCGAGCGGAGCTCATACCAGCACTCAGAGCTTCGATAAGAGATGCGGTACTCAAAGAGCTGAGCGGCTGTGCATCATATGGTGAAGCTGAGAGTGGTGATATCCGTGAAGGCGTCCCTCAGATCACTTTCCAGGAACCCGATGAGATTAAAAAAGAGACATCGGGAAAAGATGCAGCTGTGGTGGCTGTGCACTCGAATGAGAATGGGCTCTACCTCTACTGCCTTGCTGATGCGAGCGTGTCCACAGCATTGGGATGCATGGGTATCGATGGATGTGAGGTGTACACCATCGCGCACGAGGGGGTATCAGCGGTAGTTCACAGCTGCCCGCTGGAGCCGTACAGGAGTGATGATGAGGAGACCGTGAAGAGATGGGTCAAGGCACACCAGCAGGTGGTTGATCTGGCAGCCGAGAGGTTTGGGACTGTGATGCCGTTCGGCTTCGATACGATAATAGCGCCTAAGGAATCCTGCACTGCAGAGGAAGTTCTGAAGAGATGGATCTCTGATGAGCTCGATGAGATAAGGAGAAAGATGGAGAGGATAAGGGGCAGGAAGGAGTACGGAGTTCAGATATTCTACGATCCTGCAGTTTTCAGCGAGAGGATCGAAAATGAGAGTGAGGATGTGCGGAGAATCAAAGAGGAGATGTCATCAAAGCCTCCAGGTGTTGCGTACATGTACAGGCAGAGGCTCGAGGCGGCTGTGAGGAGGGAGCTGGATGAGCTCATGGGCACGTATTTCAAAGAGTTTTATGAAAGAATTCGGGGTAACGCTGAGGACATAAAGGTGGAGAAGGTCAGGAAATCCGACGGCAACATGGTGATGATGATGAACCTATCTGTGCTTGCCAGCGATGAGAAGGCTCTCGGCCAGGTGCTGGACGAAATAGCTGCAGAGCCCGGGATCTCGGTCTGCTTCACGGGGCCATGGCAGCCGTATTCATTTGTATGA
- a CDS encoding lamin tail domain-containing protein, with the protein MRAIIILVSILSCCSAADVVLNEVELGPPEGSGEWVELYNTGNESVMIGGWCVRIMDESWIGEICIPEGVLIEPHGFYVAPGRKEWMHNNSGAVQLIDDAGNIVDESPLRTDTLANDMTWGRYPDGRDTDTAGDWGYMMGTMGAPNTISVKV; encoded by the coding sequence ATGAGAGCTATTATCATACTGGTATCGATTCTGTCGTGCTGCAGCGCAGCAGATGTGGTTCTGAACGAGGTGGAGCTCGGCCCGCCGGAGGGCTCGGGCGAGTGGGTTGAGCTCTACAACACCGGGAACGAGAGCGTCATGATCGGCGGATGGTGCGTGAGGATAATGGATGAAAGCTGGATCGGCGAGATCTGCATACCGGAGGGCGTCTTGATCGAGCCGCACGGCTTCTACGTCGCCCCCGGCAGGAAGGAGTGGATGCACAACAACAGCGGCGCGGTCCAGCTCATCGATGATGCCGGGAATATCGTGGATGAATCTCCTCTCAGAACAGACACGCTCGCGAACGATATGACGTGGGGGAGGTACCCGGACGGGCGCGACACAGATACAGCAGGCGACTGGGGGTACATGATGGGCACGATGGGCGCGCCGAACACGATATCGGTCAAGGTATAA